One window of Legionella pneumophila subsp. pneumophila str. Philadelphia 1 genomic DNA carries:
- a CDS encoding KAP family P-loop NTPase fold protein, with protein sequence MPDFEFSFATRDEFDRKPVAKKLINILNSNIDISPMVIDGSWGTGKTEFCRKTIKLINDEFNETLICAYIDAFEADHTNDPLIPIVAAISELIEDSSKKIAFLNKAKAIFRYGLKASARASVAWLLRSNTETLDQEFQKELEKAVDEGSQNLVDGVITDYQEAKKDINSLKLILQDLTVEKKLVIFIDELDRCKPDFAIAIIEKIKHVFDVANVKFILVTNYTQMKASVNHCYGLALDAHRYLDKFIKFKFYLPTDKYSNKRKQHVSYHYADQLIRNSDILKAHSRYYLDSRFDLLNNLIIINELSLREISNFILYLELFHTLKSDQFAPDKWYHLSIFIIFILYFKPELREKIRKKDILASELCKFLGINSHIKAKELTHDKDGVSRDIATLIMIFLNDNSIPGYQSDDEEDFKGWLSKLALSTNVGYLELITYIEQFINDIFNEFQFVTK encoded by the coding sequence TTGCCTGATTTTGAATTTTCATTTGCAACCCGGGATGAGTTTGACCGGAAACCAGTGGCCAAAAAACTAATTAATATACTTAATAGTAATATTGATATTTCACCAATGGTAATCGATGGGAGCTGGGGTACGGGTAAAACAGAGTTTTGCCGTAAAACCATAAAGCTAATTAACGATGAATTTAATGAAACCTTGATTTGTGCCTATATAGACGCATTTGAGGCTGATCATACAAATGACCCATTAATCCCAATCGTTGCTGCAATATCGGAGTTAATTGAGGATAGCTCCAAGAAAATTGCCTTCTTAAACAAAGCAAAAGCTATTTTTCGTTATGGCTTAAAAGCTTCTGCTAGAGCAAGCGTTGCTTGGTTACTAAGATCAAATACAGAAACATTAGATCAGGAGTTCCAAAAAGAGTTAGAGAAAGCTGTTGATGAAGGTAGTCAAAATCTTGTTGATGGAGTTATTACAGACTATCAAGAGGCTAAAAAAGATATCAATAGCTTAAAATTAATCTTACAAGACTTAACTGTCGAAAAAAAGCTTGTCATCTTTATTGATGAACTTGATAGATGTAAACCCGATTTTGCAATCGCAATAATTGAGAAAATTAAACATGTATTTGATGTCGCAAATGTTAAATTCATTTTGGTAACAAACTACACCCAGATGAAAGCCTCTGTGAACCATTGCTATGGCTTAGCTCTTGATGCTCATAGATATCTTGATAAATTTATTAAATTCAAATTTTATTTACCTACGGATAAGTATTCAAATAAAAGAAAACAACATGTGTCTTATCATTACGCAGACCAATTAATAAGAAATAGCGATATATTAAAGGCACACAGCAGGTACTATTTAGACTCAAGATTTGATTTATTAAATAATTTAATCATAATCAACGAACTTTCTTTACGAGAAATAAGTAATTTTATTTTGTACTTGGAGTTATTTCATACATTAAAGAGTGATCAATTTGCACCCGATAAATGGTATCACCTTTCAATTTTCATTATATTCATTTTGTATTTTAAACCAGAGCTGCGTGAAAAAATAAGAAAAAAAGATATATTAGCTTCTGAACTGTGCAAATTTTTGGGGATTAATTCTCACATTAAAGCTAAAGAGCTGACACATGATAAGGATGGAGTATCTCGAGATATAGCTACTTTAATTATGATCTTTCTAAATGATAACTCAATTCCTGGCTATCAAAGTGATGATGAAGAAGACTTTAAAGGATGGCTCTCAAAATTGGCATTAAGTACTAATGTTGGTTATTTAGAATTAATCACTTACATCGAGCAATTCATCAATGACATTTTTAATGAGTTCCAGTTTGTTACAAAATAA
- the mauJ gene encoding methylamine utilization protein MauJ: protein MSQDSFQSSYTPVHYGKSASEFSKERGQWLLANVEQQIGWPQKRALISYRGRKILLLPATSKYYAGVAVITKIGQLDEGKIFVMQFLSALAWYRPSKIDIIQWTNSATQGSLNQYLRLELTKRPGMTALFFRPTMLPDPKNKNAQLALSLFREGLSLNHLGYSFLSYYKIINMRYPNGATQKQWIRSNLYKLESLKYLSDRLSSLKQKHNDLAYYIYTECRCAVAHAGGTAPVYDPESLYDEIRFYEIQPIAHALAKIIIEDEFCIKTTNTILKEHLYELEGFHYLIGDKVTKRLKDRESISTTEIQIPHLISLRLWGKRKFRAFEKLSVTVIGINKGIVQLSLTRDGRVIIPLALDFPSEKLIFEPMTGADLSDDGTPNAASQFADTYRFYGEVIANGILEVWDVNSNLILGRLLEYLPVNILPSQTKDNLIKIEKRWRDEAKRRVVAIKSPNGK, encoded by the coding sequence ATGAGCCAAGATAGTTTTCAATCGTCTTATACTCCTGTTCATTATGGGAAATCAGCTTCTGAATTTAGCAAAGAAAGAGGTCAGTGGCTTCTTGCCAACGTAGAGCAGCAGATTGGCTGGCCTCAAAAAAGAGCTTTAATTTCTTATCGCGGTCGCAAAATTTTATTATTGCCGGCTACAAGTAAATATTATGCAGGGGTAGCGGTAATTACTAAAATAGGTCAGTTAGATGAGGGCAAAATTTTTGTAATGCAGTTCTTAAGTGCATTAGCCTGGTACAGGCCTAGCAAAATTGACATTATTCAATGGACTAATTCAGCAACTCAAGGTTCTCTAAATCAATATTTAAGGTTAGAGCTAACTAAACGGCCAGGTATGACAGCATTATTTTTCCGGCCAACCATGTTGCCAGATCCTAAAAATAAAAATGCCCAGCTCGCTTTATCATTATTCAGAGAGGGATTGTCGTTAAATCATTTAGGGTATTCATTCTTAAGCTATTATAAAATTATTAACATGAGATATCCTAACGGTGCTACTCAAAAACAATGGATTAGAAGTAATCTATATAAACTCGAGAGTTTGAAATATTTGTCGGATCGATTAAGTAGTTTAAAACAAAAACATAATGATCTTGCGTATTATATTTATACAGAGTGCCGATGCGCTGTGGCGCACGCCGGGGGAACGGCTCCTGTTTATGATCCAGAGAGCCTCTATGACGAAATTCGTTTTTATGAAATTCAACCAATTGCACATGCTTTAGCAAAAATTATAATAGAAGACGAATTCTGTATTAAAACAACAAATACTATTCTTAAAGAACATTTGTATGAATTAGAAGGCTTTCATTATCTTATAGGGGATAAGGTAACTAAACGATTGAAAGATAGAGAAAGTATATCAACAACAGAGATTCAAATTCCACACTTAATTAGCTTACGTCTTTGGGGTAAAAGGAAATTCAGGGCGTTCGAAAAATTATCTGTTACAGTTATAGGAATTAACAAAGGTATTGTTCAACTAAGTTTGACGCGTGACGGTAGAGTTATCATTCCTTTAGCATTAGATTTTCCCAGTGAAAAATTAATTTTCGAACCAATGACCGGTGCTGATTTATCAGATGATGGCACACCAAATGCGGCATCACAATTTGCTGATACTTATCGATTTTATGGAGAGGTAATTGCAAACGGCATTCTGGAGGTTTGGGACGTAAATTCAAATTTAATCTTAGGTCGATTACTTGAGTATTTACCAGTTAATATATTGCCTTCGCAGACGAAAGATAATTTGATTAAAATTGAAAAAAGATGGAGGGATGAAGCAAAAAGAAGAGTTGTTGCGATTAAATCCCCCAATGGGAAATGA